The Brachyhypopomus gauderio isolate BG-103 chromosome 12, BGAUD_0.2, whole genome shotgun sequence genome window below encodes:
- the rpl13 gene encoding large ribosomal subunit protein eL13, translated as MAPSRNGMILNPHFHKDWQRRVRTWFNQPARKLRRRKARQAKARRIAPRPVSGPLRPVVRCPTIRYHNKVRAGRGFSLEELKAAGINKRVARTIGIAVDPRRRNRSTESLQTNVQRLKEYRSKLILFPRKATAPKKGDSTEEELKMATQLTGPVMPIKNVYKKEKARMISEDEKKFKAFASLRMARANARLFGIRAKRAKEAAEQEVEKKK; from the exons ATGGCCCCCAGTCGGAATGGCATGATCCTGAACCCCCACTTCCACAAGGACTGGCAGAGGAGAGTCCGCACCTGGTTCAACCAGCCAGCCAGGAAGCTCCGCAG GCGCAAGGCTCGCCAGGCCAAGGCCCGTCGCATCGCTCCCCGGCCGGTGTCTGGACCCCTGCGCCCCGTGGTGCGGTGTCCGACCATCAGGTACCATAACAAGGTCCGTGCCGGACGCGGCTTCTCCCTGGAAGAGCTGAAG GCTGCCGGCATCAACAAGAGGGTGGCCCGCACCATCGGCATCGCTGTTGACCCTCGTCGCCGCAACAGATCCACAGAGTCGCTGCAGACCAACGTGCAGAGGCTGAAGGAGTATCGCTCCAAGCTCATCCTGTTCCCCAGGAAGGCCACCGCACCCAAGAAGGGAGACAGCACT GAGGAAGAGCTCAAGATGGCCACGCAGCTCACTGGACCAGTCATGCCCATTAAAAAC GTGTACAAGAAGGAGAAGGCCCGCATGATCTCGGAGGACGAGAAGAAGTTCAAGGCCTTTGCCAGCCTGCGCATGGCCCGTGCCAACGCTCGTCTCTTTGGCATTCGTGCCAAGAGGGCAAAGGAGGCTGCAGAACAGGAAGTAGAGAAGAAGAAATAG
- the cpne7 gene encoding copine-7: MSESQEATSPVAGIGGPVACVTKVELRVSCKSLLDRDTLNKSDPCVVLMVQAQGQWTELDRTEVIKSNLNPVFAKVLLLDYYFEEVQKLRFEVYDIHGTHSIGTRDDDFLGGVECTLGQIVAQKKMTKPLLLKYGKYAGKSTITIHAEEISGNNGYVELSFCAKKLDDKDLFSKSDPFLEIYRVNDDGTEQLIHRTEVIKNNLNPVWEPFKVSLISLCSCDEDRQLRCLVWDYDSRGKHDFIGEFCATFKEMQKVSAGNKVTWECVNPKYKLKKKNYKNSGLVILTDLKLHRVYSFLDYIMGGCQIHFTVAIDFTASNGDPRNSCSLHYINPYQPNEYLKALIAVGEICQDYDSDKRFSALGFGARIPPNYEVSHDFAINFNPEDDECEEIQGVVEAYQNCLPKIQLYGPTNVAPIISRIAKQAAGKEPIKDASRYHILLILTDGVVTDMADTREAIVRASYQPLSIIIVGVGNADFTDMQILDGDDGVLRSPKGEPVLRDIVQFVPFRDFKTAPPAALAKCVLAEVPKQVVEYFSHKVIPPMSPVVDSTPNSIANTPD; encoded by the exons ATGAGCGAGTCTCAGGAAGCCACGTCTCCCGTGGCCGGCATCGGCGGACCCGTAGCCTGCGTTACCAAAGTGGAGCTGCGGGTGTCCTGCAAGTCCTTGCTGGACAGAGACACGCTCAACAAGTCTGACCCCTGTGTCGTCCTCATGGTCCAGGCCCAGGGGCAGTGGACTGAG CTGGATCGCACAGAGGTGATCAAGAGCAACCTGAACCCAGTCTTCGCCAAGGTGTTGCTGCTAGACTACTACTTTGAGGAGGTTCAGAAACTCCGTTTCGAGGTCTACGACATACATGGCACCCACAGCATTGGAACACGTGATGATGACTTCCTGGGTGGTGTGGAATGCACCCTTGGTCAG ATTGTAGCACAAAAGAAGATGACGAAACCTTTGTTACTGAAATATGGAAAATATGCGGGGAAATCTACGATTACA attcaCGCAGAAGAAATTTCTGGAAACAATGGATACGTTGAACTCTCCTTTTGCGCCAAGAAGTTGGATGATAAG GACCTCTTCAGCAAGTCCGACCCGTTCTTGGAGATTTACCGGGTCAACGATGACGGCACAGAGCAGCTCATACACAGAACGGAA GTGATTAAGAACAATCTGAATCCCGTTTGGGAACCATTTAAAGTCTCCCTCATCTCCCTGTGCAGCTGTGACGAGGACCGCCAGCTCagg TGCCTGGTGTGGGACTATGATTCCAGGGGGAAGCATGACTTCATCGGCGAGTTCTGTGCTACGTTCAAAGAAATGCAGAAAGTTTCAGCAGGAAACAAG GTCACATGGGAATGTGTCAATCCGAAATACAAATTAAAGAAGAAGAATTATAAGAACTCTGGCCTGGTCATCCTCACCGATCTCAAG CTCCACAGGGTCTACTCCTTCCTGGACTACATTATGGGAGGGTGCCAGATCCATTTTACA GTTGCCATTGACTTCACGGCGTCGAACGGCGACCCCCGCAATAGTTGCTCCCTGCACTACATCAACCCGTACCAGCCAAACGAATACCTGAAGGCTCTGATAGCTGTGGGGGAGATATGCCAGGACTATGACAG TGACAAGAGATTTTCAGCTTTGGGCTTTGGCGCAAGAATTCCTCCAAACTATGAG GTATCTCATGACTTTGCCATCAACTTCAACCCAGAAGATGATGAATGTGAAG AGATTCAGGGGGTGGTAGAGGCCTACCAGAACTGTCTGCCCAAGATCCAACTCTACGGCCCCACTAATGTGGCCCCCATAATCAGCCGAATAGCCAAACAGGCAGCTGGGAAGGAGCCCATCAAAGATGCCTCC CGCTACCATATCCTGCTGATCCTCACGGATGGGGTGGTGACCGACATGGCGGACACGCGAGAGGCTATTGTGCGCGCCTCCTACCAGCCCCTGTCAATCATTATTGTGGGGGTGGGGAACGCCGACTTCACCGATATGCAGATCCTGGACGGGGACGACGGCGTCCTGCGCTCGCCCAAAGGCGAGCCGGTCCTGAGGGACATCGTGCAGTTTGTGCCGTTCAGAGACTTCAAAACG gcCCCTCCCGCTGCCCTGGCAAAATGTGTCCTGGCTGAGGTGCCCAAGCAGGTCGTGGAGTACTTCAGTCATAAGGTCATTCCACCCATGAGTCCCGTCGTGGACTCCACGCCCAACTCCATCGCCAACACCCCAGATTAA